ACATTTTTAAGAACTTTATCGAATTCTGAAATTGCAACTTTATGTCCTAAGAATTTTACAATATCCAGCCACTCTGCATGAAATCGTATTGCACAAACACTGAAAAGCTCAGAAATTgtattgaaagaaaattcattGGTTAGTCTCataaaatttttcattGCTTTCCTGCTTGCTGAGACATTTGGAACTCCAGGAATCTTATATATACTTGgaataaaattaagatAAAGGCATATCATAATTGAAACGTTGATTAGCGCTGTAGAAAGCGGATATgaaaaattcatttgatCAATTTGCGAACTATTGCTTATTTCGCTAATAGTTGACCTTAACTCTGTAACTTTTGGTAATAACGGCTCGAAGTTACTaccaaattctttttttgaatctttcatatttattgGAGTGGTGATAATACTTAAATTACTAGATGAAGGCTGAAAGTTGTGTGGGGTTTCAAATGGACTCATCATGCCATTAATTTTGTGGGAATTGATAATAGATCTTTGAATGCTATGCTGGTGTGagtatttaattttttcacTCGAAGAAAACCTTTGGGATTCTTTAAGGATCactttaaatatattcctATAATTTTCCGCAAAATAGACCAAATTTTctaaagttaataattctgCACATTTAAAATCGAATCTTGGATCATCATTTTGGAACCCTAGCAGCCTCCAGTTACTCGAAATTCGATTTATTTCTGGATAATCCGGATATGCTAACGCCCAATAGTCTTGAAATAGCTGCTCATGATTGGGATCGGCAcaattcaaagaaattaGGCATTTATTGCGTATATAGTGTAATAgctttctttcttttgatAGTTTCCAAAACCGATTGATGATAgatatttgtattttattatatattgtTTTTCCAGATTTTTCTCTCCTTAGCTTctctttaattatatcttGAAATGATCCATCCACATGGATTTCATATGAATTAATGGTTATATCGGGAATAAATGAGTTTTTCGTGGTAATATCATGGAAAACACTAGGTATTTTCCCTTTAACAGTGTCTGGATGTGGCATTAATAACAattctaaaattatttgacCAGTCCAttaatgcatgcaaattcTTTTTAGTGTGGAATCAATGGTGTGGCGCAAGGTCTATTATCTGTAAAAAATTGTTTCAAAAACAaacataaatatattaagttggtgatttattttattttattattattttttaaaatcatACTTAAATTACAAACATAGCATGTTATTTTATCTAGTTTTGATTAAATTTCactattaaaataatagaagTGCCACATCTAAACTTTATCTGTAAccttttcaaaattttcttgGTTCTGAGTCTCTAGTCTTTGATAGAAGGAGAATGCAACATATGAAAATGCAATTCTAGATAAAGTTAAGCATGTTgcatttattaaaaaaacgGCCCAGGCGGGTAAGTTTTCGTCGTACATCGCagatttaaaataaatgtaaaatattatcGACATTCCAAAAGATGTAATCGactctaatattaatcttAAAATAGTATAGACCACGTAATATTTCATAGTAGAATTGTTATTCTTTGTAATCGAATAAAAACCAAGAAGCCCGAACGATGAACATATGATCGAAAAAATGACGAATATTGTACTAACTGTAGCCGACGATGCAATGTCATACGAAGCTTGAATAATAGAGCTAAAGTCAGAAATGCAAACGATATAAAGTGCAAGCCTTGCAATATCTTTTGGTAGTGGTTTTATACAGTTAGACATTGATAAGCCATAGGATGTATTTTTTGACGATAAACAGTCTCTATCTTCCATAATTTTGTTTCCGTATTTGCTCTCCATTGTTTTAACATATATTTCTCAGATAAATATGTtagatatatttatttataactTGTATATATACATGCAAAAAATTGTAtacatatttatttattatatattaatttaatagtataatatatatttaaaattaaatatttttaaagttaATGAGATTTAAACGATAAGAAAGTTGATTTTTAGAAAGGGTGATCGTGTGCAGAATATCACACattaaaagtaatttaaaaattttcattGCCCATTTGTTTGGCCATGcatttatcatttttttttctagtTTAAAGCGCCAT
This Cryptosporidium parvum Iowa II chromosome 7, whole genome shotgun sequence DNA region includes the following protein-coding sequences:
- a CDS encoding Ced12 family of proteins that are conserved throughout eukaryotes, which produces MPHPDTVKGKIPSVFHDITTKNSFIPDITINSYEIHVDGSFQDIIKEKLRREKSGKTIYNKIQISIINRFWKLSKERKLLHYIRNKCLISLNCADPNHEQLFQDYWALAYPDYPEINRISSNWRLLGFQNDDPRFDFKCAELLTLENLVYFAENYRNIFKVILKESQRFSSSEKIKYSHQHSIQRSIINSHKINGMMSPFETPHNFQPSSSNLSIITTPINMKDSKKEFGSNFEPLLPKVTELRSTISEISNSSQIDQMNFSYPLSTALINVSIMICLYLNFIPSIYKIPGVPNVSASRKAMKNFMRLTNEFSFNTISELFSVCAIRFHAEWLDIVKFLGHKVAISEFDKVLKNVQVVMAETIENLPKDIIEFRQICNLEKYY